In one Bactrocera tryoni isolate S06 chromosome 5, CSIRO_BtryS06_freeze2, whole genome shotgun sequence genomic region, the following are encoded:
- the LOC120778926 gene encoding uncharacterized protein LOC120778926: protein MRLLTLILLWFVCSGQAAPIMEENAVIAVESESANNPTTTLPQISTSDIISSNSESEPNFQMADKQGINVAADNAVDEEAAAAERMATAIVAPLTHIAHITYDSEPATHKPNEDKPLFHRESHDELIAL, encoded by the coding sequence ATGCGGTTGTTGACCTTAATTCTTTTGTGGTTTGTGTGCAGTGGCCAAGCAGCGCCAATTATGGAGGAGAATGCAGTGATTGCCGTAGAGTCAGAATCCGCCAACAATCCAACAACCACTTTGCCGCAAATATCTACGTCCGATATAATAAGTTCCAACAGTGAGTCTGAGCCGAACTTCCAAATGGCCGACAAGCAAGGTATAAACGTAGCTGCAGATAATGCAGTTGATGAGGAGGCCGCTGCAGCCGAGCGCATGGCCACTGCCATTGTGGCACCGCTGACGCACATCGCGCATATCACTTACGACTCGGAGCCGGCGACGCACAAACCCAATGAGGACAAGCCGCTCTTCCATCGCGAATCGC